One window of Streptomyces sp. NBC_00273 genomic DNA carries:
- a CDS encoding nucleoside hydrolase has translation MPVPIIIDCDPGHDDALAIMLAAGDPAVDLLAVTTVAGNQTLEKTTLNARRVCTVAGITDVPVAAGCDRPLVQPLDVAADVHGVTGLDGPRFPAPTVDVVPEHAVDLIHRLLAEHPEPVTLVPTAPLTNIALLLMRYPEDASRIREIVLMGGSTERGNRTPAAEFNVLTDPEAADIVFRSGVPVTMCGLNVTHQALATPDVVARFVALGTPLGQTCADLLTYFGSTYRELWGFSSPPLHDPVAVARVIDPGLVHCVDAHVAVELHGRYTRGATVVDLHRSTGRPDNARVAVTLETGPFWDRMLAAVAALGARVQGPASS, from the coding sequence GTGCCCGTCCCGATCATCATCGACTGCGATCCCGGACACGACGACGCCCTCGCGATCATGCTGGCCGCCGGGGACCCGGCGGTGGACCTGCTGGCCGTCACCACGGTCGCGGGCAACCAGACCCTCGAGAAGACCACGCTCAACGCCCGCCGGGTCTGCACGGTCGCCGGGATCACGGACGTCCCCGTCGCAGCCGGTTGCGACCGGCCGCTCGTCCAGCCGCTGGACGTGGCCGCCGACGTGCACGGGGTCACCGGACTGGACGGGCCGAGGTTCCCGGCTCCCACGGTGGACGTGGTCCCGGAGCACGCCGTGGACCTCATCCACCGACTGCTGGCCGAGCACCCCGAGCCCGTCACCCTCGTTCCGACCGCGCCGCTGACCAACATCGCCCTGCTGCTGATGCGGTATCCCGAGGACGCCTCCCGCATCCGCGAGATCGTCCTGATGGGCGGTTCGACGGAGCGGGGCAACCGGACCCCGGCCGCAGAGTTCAACGTCCTCACCGACCCGGAAGCCGCCGACATCGTCTTCCGCTCGGGGGTGCCGGTCACCATGTGCGGGCTCAACGTCACGCACCAGGCACTGGCCACCCCCGACGTGGTGGCCCGCTTCGTGGCCCTGGGCACGCCCCTCGGCCAGACCTGCGCGGACCTACTGACCTATTTCGGGTCCACGTACCGCGAGTTGTGGGGGTTCTCCAGCCCACCGCTACACGACCCCGTGGCAGTGGCCCGGGTCATCGATCCCGGGCTGGTGCACTGCGTGGACGCCCATGTCGCCGTGGAGTTGCACGGCCGGTACACGCGCGGCGCCACCGTGGTGGACCTGCACCGCTCCACGGGCCGCCCGGACAACGCGCGCGTGGCCGTGACCCTGGAGACCGGTCCGTTCTGGGACCGGATGTTGGCCGCCGTCGCGGCCCTCGGCGCGCGCGTCCAAGGGCCGGCGTCCTCCTGA
- a CDS encoding DUF5763 domain-containing protein, which translates to MIMNQCRATTKQGGRCQIEARPSGLCHTHDPVVRCRVLNAKGKPCAIATGGGPCDRHGGQRQASVEAALEWVTLYESAGADPLFAVEKGSSPAEVATTEELVRTRLSLAFVARTINLG; encoded by the coding sequence ATGATCATGAATCAGTGCCGTGCGACGACGAAGCAGGGCGGGCGGTGCCAGATCGAGGCGCGACCGTCGGGCCTGTGCCACACCCATGATCCTGTGGTGCGGTGCCGGGTACTGAACGCCAAGGGCAAGCCCTGCGCGATCGCGACGGGTGGCGGTCCGTGCGACCGGCACGGGGGTCAACGGCAGGCTTCCGTCGAAGCGGCCCTGGAGTGGGTCACGCTCTACGAGTCGGCCGGAGCCGATCCCCTCTTCGCCGTCGAGAAGGGTTCCTCGCCCGCCGAGGTCGCGACCACCGAAGAGCTGGTTCGGACCCGGTTGTCGCTGGCGTTCGTGGCCCGCACCATCAATCTCGGCTGA
- a CDS encoding helix-turn-helix domain-containing protein, whose product MGTGDGQVRGVGRELGPGFGVGEGYAWYRGVSPGGSVHRHAAFQLVLAPRGEAALVGADGGVVRGAALLVPPMTPHRMLSAGDLLTVFVEPHSALADRLRGQCGSGSGIVVVPELRRLDEAELGRAAALPSTGLDPRLLAAAALLEGWEGQEEPVPMELVAARVGLSPQRLRALARQQLGMPLARRRIWLKLRRSAEALGEGRSPAEAAAAGGFADQAHLTRRMREMIGMTPAAVLRVMQVPPASAAGAPGDVHRNGTGDG is encoded by the coding sequence ATGGGGACGGGGGACGGTCAGGTGCGGGGTGTGGGGCGGGAGTTGGGGCCGGGATTCGGAGTGGGGGAGGGGTACGCGTGGTACCGGGGGGTGTCGCCCGGAGGGTCCGTCCATCGGCACGCCGCCTTCCAGCTCGTCCTGGCGCCCCGGGGCGAGGCGGCGCTCGTCGGGGCGGACGGCGGGGTCGTGCGGGGAGCGGCGCTGCTCGTCCCGCCCATGACCCCGCACCGGATGCTGTCGGCGGGGGATCTGCTCACCGTCTTCGTCGAGCCCCACTCGGCCTTGGCCGACCGGTTGCGCGGGCAGTGTGGTTCCGGTTCGGGGATCGTGGTGGTGCCCGAGCTGCGCCGGCTCGACGAGGCCGAGCTCGGTCGGGCGGCGGCACTGCCCTCGACCGGGCTGGACCCGCGGCTGCTCGCCGCGGCGGCCTTGCTGGAGGGGTGGGAGGGGCAGGAGGAGCCGGTCCCGATGGAGCTGGTCGCTGCCCGGGTGGGACTGTCGCCCCAACGGCTGCGGGCCCTGGCCCGGCAGCAGCTGGGCATGCCGCTGGCGCGGCGGCGCATCTGGCTGAAGCTGCGCCGGAGCGCGGAGGCTCTGGGAGAGGGGCGCAGCCCGGCCGAGGCCGCAGCCGCCGGAGGCTTCGCAGATCAGGCCCACCTCACCCGCAGGATGCGGGAGATGATCGGGATGACTCCGGCGGCCGTGCTGCGGGTGATGCAGGTGCCGCCGGCGTCAGCCGCCGGCGCGCCGGGCGACGTACACCGAAATGGAACCGGTGACGGTTGA
- a CDS encoding class I SAM-dependent methyltransferase, protein MTQSSETPGPRRQPSAPPAPPGPVGTRTRDTAHAVRAFTPAAGRFAPTSLYDPVAALVRERLWRGLLAMHVAPRPAEVIVDVGCGTGSQALLLHRIEPAAHIIGIDPDPRILAVARRKARAAGAPIDWRQGMGDELADRLGAGSADTAVSSLVLHQCPLPMKRAILAALHTVVRPGGRLVLADYGLQRTRLMRTAFRVVQLADGRADTQPNADGILPSLITEAGFDRVREAEVVSTVTGSISVYVARRAGG, encoded by the coding sequence ATGACCCAGTCCAGCGAAACCCCCGGCCCCCGCCGTCAACCCTCCGCACCTCCCGCACCTCCGGGACCCGTCGGGACCCGGACCCGGGACACCGCGCACGCGGTCCGCGCGTTCACACCCGCCGCGGGCCGCTTCGCCCCCACCAGCCTCTACGACCCCGTGGCCGCCCTGGTGCGCGAGCGGCTCTGGCGCGGTCTGCTGGCCATGCACGTGGCTCCGCGGCCGGCAGAGGTGATCGTCGACGTCGGCTGCGGCACCGGCTCCCAGGCACTGCTCCTGCACCGCATCGAACCCGCCGCCCACATCATCGGCATCGACCCGGACCCCCGCATCCTCGCCGTCGCCCGCCGCAAGGCCCGGGCCGCGGGCGCACCCATCGACTGGCGCCAGGGCATGGGCGACGAACTGGCGGACAGACTCGGCGCGGGCAGCGCGGACACCGCCGTCTCCAGCCTCGTCCTCCACCAGTGCCCGCTGCCGATGAAGCGGGCGATCCTGGCAGCCCTGCACACCGTGGTGCGGCCCGGCGGCCGGCTGGTCCTGGCCGACTACGGCCTCCAGCGCACCCGTCTGATGCGCACCGCTTTCCGCGTCGTCCAGCTCGCCGACGGTCGGGCCGACACCCAGCCCAACGCCGACGGCATCCTGCCCTCCCTCATCACCGAGGCCGGATTCGACCGGGTCCGCGAGGCCGAGGTCGTCTCAACCGTCACCGGTTCCATTTCGGTGTACGTCGCCCGGCGCGCCGGCGGCTGA
- a CDS encoding deoxynucleoside kinase, translating to MPVICVGGMIGIGKTSVAELLAKELGSDVFYESVDDNPILPLFYTASPEEIQAKRYPFLLQLYFLQTRFASIKEAYKQGDNVLDRSIYEDWYFAKVNHDLGRISSLEMQVYEGLLGEMMREIDGLPYRKAPDLMVYLKADFETVLHRIGLRGRGFEQDESLVEYYRTLWSGYDDWVHKHYSASEVLVIDMNHTDVVNNPEDAARVVQEVKDTLAAVAHRR from the coding sequence ATGCCAGTGATCTGCGTCGGAGGCATGATCGGCATCGGCAAGACGAGTGTGGCCGAGCTGCTCGCCAAGGAGCTGGGCAGCGACGTCTTCTACGAGAGCGTGGACGACAATCCGATCCTCCCGCTCTTCTACACGGCGAGCCCCGAAGAGATCCAGGCGAAGCGCTACCCCTTCCTGCTCCAGCTCTACTTCCTGCAGACGCGGTTCGCCTCGATCAAGGAGGCGTACAAGCAGGGGGACAACGTCCTCGACCGGTCCATCTACGAGGACTGGTACTTCGCCAAGGTCAATCACGACCTGGGCCGGATCAGCTCCCTCGAGATGCAGGTGTACGAGGGGCTGCTCGGCGAGATGATGCGCGAGATCGACGGCCTGCCGTACCGCAAGGCACCCGATCTCATGGTCTACCTCAAGGCGGACTTCGAGACGGTGCTGCACCGCATCGGGCTGCGGGGTCGCGGCTTCGAACAGGACGAGAGCCTCGTCGAGTACTACCGGACGCTGTGGTCCGGCTACGACGACTGGGTGCACAAGCACTACTCGGCCAGCGAGGTCCTCGTCATCGACATGAACCACACGGACGTGGTGAACAACCCCGAGGACGCGGCCCGCGTGGTGCAGGAAGTCAAGGACACGCTGGCGGCGGTCGCACACCGGCGATGA
- a CDS encoding GNAT family N-acetyltransferase has product MRPESTPLDSPRADVLTETVEGFGTVRFTPVDPVADSAVLHSWVVEERAQFWGMNGASRELVQEIYEDVDRRDTHHAYMVRLDDEPVALFQTYEPTEDRVSYCYEAREGDIGVHLMLAPATGRPRPGFSRTLIGSLIRFTFRDQAVLRAVAEPDASNAKALALLNRLGFVRQGEITLPEIDLPEVYLPEKRAVLAFLDRPAVLPAAVAAVHHG; this is encoded by the coding sequence ATGAGACCCGAGTCCACCCCCCTCGATTCCCCGCGCGCGGACGTCCTGACCGAGACCGTCGAGGGCTTCGGCACGGTCCGCTTCACCCCGGTCGACCCCGTAGCCGACTCCGCCGTGCTGCACTCCTGGGTCGTCGAGGAACGCGCGCAGTTCTGGGGCATGAACGGCGCCAGCAGGGAACTGGTCCAGGAGATCTACGAGGACGTGGACCGCCGCGACACGCACCACGCGTACATGGTCCGGCTGGACGACGAGCCCGTGGCGCTCTTCCAGACGTACGAGCCGACCGAGGACCGGGTGAGCTACTGCTACGAGGCGCGCGAGGGCGACATCGGCGTCCATCTGATGCTGGCCCCGGCGACGGGCCGGCCCCGGCCCGGATTCAGCAGGACACTGATCGGGTCGCTCATCCGGTTCACCTTCCGCGACCAGGCCGTCCTGCGCGCGGTGGCCGAACCCGACGCCTCCAACGCCAAGGCGCTCGCCCTGCTGAACCGGCTCGGCTTCGTCCGACAGGGCGAGATCACCCTCCCGGAGATCGACCTGCCCGAGGTGTACCTCCCGGAGAAGCGCGCCGTGCTCGCGTTCCTCGACCGCCCCGCCGTACTCCCGGCCGCCGTGGCGGCCGTCCACCACGGCTAG
- a CDS encoding Imm49 family immunity protein encodes MREIARHEVGEDRTGQALEDIDGRTFGRWHRLRYDNLSIKGIQETGAELLDHVGALTLQDPQLEGAQGRLVLRTAAECALGVLTLGTYPGGDYEVFFPLIGEELSSEDFAFGDAVDQAPTAQVWVDAFALSVITGLVWEQARVIGPLLKTDYAPMFHAGLPHSSLSSVSDPAELAEMDTLCAYLHLVETARSPWVASGVPPLRKPDAEERAAAAARLDGAGALTADQRLLRVLLDDDQPAFEQALTNRLLEHRDGAGPDAAPRTLLPVTAVALAALAVQAHGWELDVRSGYLPAGLLGAPGQ; translated from the coding sequence GTGCGGGAAATAGCGCGTCACGAGGTCGGCGAGGACCGGACGGGTCAAGCCCTGGAGGACATCGACGGGCGGACCTTCGGCCGCTGGCACAGACTGCGCTACGACAACCTGTCCATCAAGGGCATTCAGGAGACGGGCGCCGAGCTCCTGGACCACGTCGGCGCCCTCACCCTCCAGGATCCGCAACTGGAGGGCGCACAGGGCCGGTTGGTCCTGCGGACGGCGGCGGAGTGCGCGCTCGGTGTCCTGACGCTCGGAACGTACCCCGGCGGGGACTACGAGGTCTTCTTCCCCCTCATCGGCGAGGAGCTCAGCAGCGAGGACTTCGCCTTCGGCGACGCGGTCGACCAGGCGCCCACGGCGCAGGTCTGGGTGGACGCCTTCGCCCTGAGCGTGATCACCGGACTCGTCTGGGAACAGGCCCGGGTGATCGGTCCCCTGCTGAAGACGGACTACGCGCCGATGTTCCACGCCGGACTGCCCCACTCGTCCCTGAGCTCGGTCTCCGACCCGGCTGAGCTCGCCGAGATGGACACGCTCTGCGCCTACCTCCACCTGGTGGAGACGGCCAGGTCGCCCTGGGTCGCGTCCGGGGTGCCGCCCCTGCGCAAACCCGACGCGGAGGAGCGCGCCGCGGCCGCCGCGCGGCTCGACGGGGCGGGCGCGCTGACCGCCGACCAGCGGCTGCTGCGCGTGCTCCTCGACGACGACCAGCCCGCGTTCGAGCAGGCCCTGACCAACCGTCTCCTCGAACACCGCGACGGCGCCGGTCCGGATGCCGCGCCGAGGACGCTGCTGCCGGTCACGGCCGTCGCCCTGGCCGCCCTCGCCGTACAGGCACACGGCTGGGAGCTGGACGTGCGCTCCGGCTACCTGCCGGCGGGCCTGCTGGGCGCCCCGGGCCAGTAG
- a CDS encoding serine/threonine-protein kinase, with protein sequence MGSAPSADFFQPLRADDPAVVGGYRLAAVLGSGGMGKVYLSYTPGGRPIALKVIRPEFGENPEFRRRFQQEVRAAERVQGLYTAPVIDSDTEGALPWLATAYVPGPSLAHAVARHGALPVRSVLLLTVGVAEALHVIHGAGIVHRDLKPANVLLASDGPRVIDFGIARAADSTALTSTGVSVGTPAFMAPEQASAGAVTPATDVFALGQIAAFTAIGASVFGDGPSHAVLYRIVHEDPDLSALPEQLRPVVTRCLSRDPGDRPTLTEIIELCNAASEVPLRQGEDWLPRDVAGSLTERLRLPAPAPAPGAPGYTPTEVAAAAPTQTAPAPGVVPPGSRTPPPYAPSSYPPPSYPQPSYAPGYSTPPAFHTQAFVPGPSGPPRPKRTGLIVIGAVAAAVVGLVVLGSLLPDGSDKGGGDKASGASQKRPDPQPVSYQGIEVPQNHQVMFADNPPRPAEEPTGAGVLYGHADLFYYRDTLFGDEKFGTANGKLVLLNNSEKGSLETCRAVTRFTEKIGLDQLTDGSQVCVLSKAGHITLATFRGRSGVKEETRFITVDLTVWRNAGAAAKD encoded by the coding sequence ATGGGCAGCGCACCTTCCGCCGACTTCTTCCAGCCGCTCCGGGCGGACGACCCGGCCGTCGTGGGCGGCTACCGCCTGGCGGCCGTGCTGGGCTCCGGCGGCATGGGCAAGGTCTACCTCTCGTACACGCCGGGCGGCCGGCCCATCGCACTCAAGGTGATCCGGCCCGAGTTCGGCGAGAACCCCGAGTTCCGGCGGCGCTTCCAGCAGGAGGTACGGGCCGCGGAACGGGTCCAGGGGCTCTACACCGCACCGGTCATCGACTCGGACACCGAGGGCGCCCTGCCCTGGCTGGCCACGGCCTACGTGCCGGGCCCCTCGCTCGCCCACGCCGTGGCCCGGCACGGCGCGCTGCCGGTGCGCAGCGTGCTGCTGCTGACCGTCGGGGTCGCCGAGGCGCTGCACGTCATCCACGGTGCGGGCATCGTCCACCGGGACCTGAAGCCCGCCAACGTACTGCTCGCCTCCGACGGGCCGCGCGTCATCGACTTCGGCATCGCCCGGGCCGCCGACTCCACGGCCCTGACGAGTACCGGCGTCAGCGTCGGCACCCCGGCGTTCATGGCGCCCGAACAGGCCTCGGCCGGCGCCGTCACCCCGGCCACCGACGTCTTCGCCCTCGGGCAGATCGCGGCCTTCACGGCGATCGGAGCGTCCGTCTTCGGCGACGGGCCCTCGCACGCGGTGCTCTACCGCATCGTGCACGAGGACCCCGACCTCAGCGCCCTGCCGGAGCAGCTGCGGCCGGTCGTGACCCGCTGCCTCAGCCGCGACCCCGGCGACCGGCCGACCCTGACCGAGATCATCGAGCTGTGCAACGCGGCCTCGGAGGTCCCGCTGCGCCAGGGCGAGGACTGGCTGCCGCGGGACGTCGCCGGTTCCCTCACCGAGCGGCTACGGCTGCCGGCTCCGGCTCCGGCTCCGGGTGCGCCCGGGTACACGCCGACCGAGGTGGCCGCCGCCGCGCCGACGCAGACAGCTCCGGCTCCGGGTGTCGTGCCGCCGGGTTCCCGGACGCCGCCCCCGTACGCGCCGTCTTCGTACCCGCCGCCTTCGTACCCGCAGCCCTCGTACGCCCCGGGCTACAGCACGCCCCCGGCGTTCCACACCCAGGCCTTCGTTCCCGGTCCGTCCGGCCCACCGCGCCCCAAGCGGACGGGACTGATCGTCATCGGGGCGGTCGCGGCGGCGGTCGTCGGGCTGGTCGTCCTCGGGTCCCTGCTGCCTGACGGCTCCGACAAGGGCGGCGGCGACAAGGCGTCGGGCGCCTCACAGAAGCGGCCCGACCCGCAGCCGGTCTCGTACCAGGGCATCGAGGTGCCCCAGAACCACCAGGTGATGTTCGCCGACAACCCGCCGCGCCCGGCCGAGGAGCCGACCGGCGCCGGGGTGCTCTACGGGCACGCCGACCTCTTCTACTACCGGGACACCCTGTTCGGGGACGAGAAGTTCGGCACCGCGAACGGCAAGCTCGTCCTGCTGAACAACTCCGAGAAGGGCTCGCTGGAAACCTGCCGCGCCGTGACCCGCTTCACCGAGAAGATCGGCCTCGACCAACTCACGGACGGGTCGCAGGTCTGCGTGCTGAGCAAGGCCGGTCACATCACGCTGGCGACCTTCCGCGGTAGGTCGGGCGTCAAGGAAGAGACCCGGTTCATCACCGTCGACCTGACGGTCTGGCGCAATGCCGGGGCCGCGGCGAAGGACTAG
- a CDS encoding EF-hand domain-containing protein: MSEKARRLFDALDLDQDGTLTRAEVIGALRSKGPTLAAQGAIPFWGVGDTHESSALFDAADQNGDRVLTFEEFAAVVNRRFGW; this comes from the coding sequence ATGAGTGAGAAGGCCCGGCGCCTGTTCGACGCCCTCGACCTCGACCAGGACGGCACCCTGACCCGCGCCGAGGTCATCGGTGCCCTGCGCTCCAAGGGCCCGACCCTCGCGGCGCAGGGAGCCATCCCCTTCTGGGGCGTCGGGGACACCCACGAATCGTCCGCGCTGTTCGACGCGGCCGACCAGAACGGCGACCGCGTGCTGACGTTCGAGGAGTTCGCGGCCGTGGTCAACCGACGCTTCGGCTGGTAG
- a CDS encoding rhodanese-like domain-containing protein, with protein sequence MSVPTPLDVSQAHPRLSELTVVDVRTPAEFASGHLPDAVNVPLDRLARSLPELRSAAEHRPLLVVCASGARSESAAGTLVSRGVPASSLTGGTQAWTAEGHVLEYPDGSRKRAVWAMERQVRFTAGVGVLLGLALGLFFHPALALLSAAIGGGLVFSALTHTCGMAVVLGRLSFNRRGAGSHP encoded by the coding sequence ATGAGTGTTCCCACCCCCCTCGACGTCAGCCAGGCGCACCCACGGCTGTCCGAGCTGACCGTCGTCGACGTCCGCACTCCGGCCGAGTTCGCGTCCGGCCACCTGCCCGACGCCGTCAACGTCCCCCTCGACCGACTCGCACGGAGCCTGCCGGAGCTGCGGAGTGCCGCGGAACACAGGCCCCTGCTCGTGGTGTGCGCTTCCGGTGCCCGTTCGGAGAGCGCCGCCGGAACCCTGGTCTCCCGTGGCGTCCCCGCGTCGAGCCTCACGGGCGGCACGCAGGCCTGGACCGCCGAGGGCCACGTCCTCGAGTATCCCGACGGCTCCCGGAAGCGGGCCGTCTGGGCGATGGAACGCCAGGTCCGCTTCACCGCGGGCGTCGGTGTGCTGCTCGGGCTGGCCCTCGGGCTGTTCTTCCACCCCGCCCTCGCGCTGCTGTCCGCGGCGATCGGGGGCGGCCTGGTCTTCTCCGCGCTCACCCATACCTGCGGGATGGCGGTCGTACTCGGCAGGCTGTCCTTCAACCGCCGGGGGGCCGGGAGCCACCCGTGA
- a CDS encoding cytochrome P450: MAWHDDQARRDELYRDPYPLYDRARRTEGLMYVPEFDAWLVARDQDVREVLLRAEDFSSANSLLPDVPLSEAALGVLPRGFGPRPTVVSSDGAAHRRHRAPLNRGLSASRVAALLPYARTCAEELVDGFAADGSAELVEAYARRLPGMVVGRLIGLDPADVPAAVHGGYRAEELLFRPLSPEGQVAAAEDVVALQHLLDGYVRERRERPRDDMCSTMVAALAPGDAELTLEQRHELVTSLQNLLIAGFLTTSALIGTMLLHLLGDRRQWRTLRADPSLVPAAVEEAVRHDTAIQAFRRTTTRPVTLAGTKLPAAATVLVAFGSANRDGRRYERAGEFDITRPGNRQHLAFGYGTHGCPGSQLARDQLRLTLDLFVRRMPELRLDRDRPRPQMRPTLIHRSPQDLYVTW; encoded by the coding sequence GTGGCTTGGCACGACGACCAGGCACGGCGTGACGAGCTGTACCGCGACCCCTATCCGCTCTACGACCGGGCGCGCCGGACCGAGGGGCTGATGTACGTCCCCGAGTTCGACGCGTGGCTGGTGGCGCGCGACCAGGACGTGCGGGAGGTGCTGCTGCGCGCGGAGGACTTCTCCTCGGCGAATTCCCTGCTGCCGGACGTACCGCTCTCGGAGGCGGCGCTCGGCGTCCTCCCGCGCGGGTTCGGACCCCGGCCCACCGTCGTGTCCAGCGACGGCGCGGCCCACCGGCGGCACCGGGCCCCGCTGAACCGGGGGCTGTCCGCCTCCCGGGTGGCAGCGCTCCTGCCGTACGCCCGGACCTGCGCCGAGGAGCTGGTCGACGGCTTCGCGGCGGACGGATCCGCGGAACTGGTGGAGGCGTACGCCCGGCGGTTGCCCGGGATGGTGGTCGGACGGCTGATCGGGCTGGACCCCGCCGACGTGCCCGCGGCCGTGCACGGCGGCTACCGGGCCGAGGAGCTGCTGTTCCGCCCGCTGTCGCCGGAGGGGCAGGTGGCCGCCGCCGAGGACGTGGTCGCGCTCCAGCACCTGCTGGACGGATACGTCCGCGAGCGGCGCGAGCGCCCCCGGGACGACATGTGCTCGACCATGGTCGCCGCCCTGGCCCCCGGTGACGCCGAGCTCACCCTCGAACAGCGCCACGAGCTGGTGACGAGCCTGCAGAACCTGCTGATCGCCGGGTTCCTCACCACGAGCGCCCTCATCGGCACCATGCTGCTGCACCTGCTCGGCGACCGGCGGCAGTGGCGGACGCTCCGTGCCGATCCGTCCCTGGTCCCGGCGGCGGTGGAGGAGGCCGTCCGCCACGACACCGCCATCCAGGCCTTCCGGCGGACCACGACCCGGCCGGTGACGCTCGCCGGGACGAAGCTGCCCGCGGCGGCCACCGTACTGGTGGCGTTCGGCTCGGCCAACCGCGATGGGCGACGGTACGAGCGAGCCGGAGAGTTCGACATCACCCGGCCCGGGAACCGGCAGCACCTCGCCTTCGGGTACGGGACCCACGGCTGCCCCGGCTCCCAACTGGCCCGCGATCAGCTCCGCCTGACCCTCGACCTGTTCGTCCGTCGCATGCCGGAGCTACGACTGGACCGGGACCGTCCACGGCCGCAGATGCGGCCCACGCTGATCCACCGCTCACCGCAGGACCTGTACGTCACCTGGTGA
- a CDS encoding molybdopterin-dependent oxidoreductase produces the protein MLGLGAGGLVAAPYVQRGIESFLGAASDKDPTGLTGLLPNGGGFRYYSVATSVPRKNEQNYRLTVDGLVERPATYTLDALRALPQNRVVRDVQCVTGWRVPETPFAGVRLSLLLDAAGVSPEAKAVRFTCFDGTYSESLTLPQARRDDVLVCLQMQDEPVSHAHGGPVRLYVAPMYFYKSAKWLSGITVTSEVRPGYWEELGYDVDAWVGGSNGRSDTPTV, from the coding sequence ATGCTCGGGCTCGGCGCCGGGGGCCTCGTCGCCGCACCGTACGTACAGCGCGGGATCGAGTCCTTCCTCGGGGCCGCCTCGGACAAGGACCCGACCGGGCTCACCGGGCTACTCCCCAACGGCGGTGGCTTCCGCTACTACTCGGTCGCCACGTCCGTACCGCGGAAGAACGAGCAGAACTACCGGCTCACCGTGGACGGTCTGGTCGAGCGCCCCGCGACGTACACCCTCGACGCCCTGCGCGCCCTGCCGCAGAACCGGGTCGTGCGGGACGTGCAGTGCGTCACCGGCTGGCGGGTCCCCGAGACGCCCTTCGCGGGCGTCAGGTTGTCCCTGTTGCTGGACGCCGCCGGAGTCAGCCCCGAGGCCAAGGCGGTCCGCTTCACCTGCTTCGACGGCACGTACAGCGAGAGCCTCACCCTCCCGCAGGCCAGGCGCGACGACGTGCTGGTCTGTCTGCAGATGCAGGACGAGCCGGTCAGCCACGCGCACGGCGGCCCGGTCCGGCTCTACGTCGCGCCGATGTACTTCTACAAGTCGGCGAAATGGCTCTCCGGGATCACCGTCACGTCCGAGGTGCGACCCGGCTACTGGGAGGAGCTCGGCTATGACGTCGATGCCTGGGTCGGCGGGTCCAACGGGCGCAGTGACACCCCCACCGTCTGA
- a CDS encoding cytochrome b/b6 domain-containing protein: MTSMPGSAGPTGAVTPPPSEPARRVARFTRAERWVHRTTAALTLLCVATAAALYVPQLAELVGRRHLVVTVHEWAGILLPVPFLAGLASPAFRADLRRLNRFGPHDRRWLSAVRRRDRRRGSRPAGKFNAGQKIYASWIAGAVLVMLATGLLMWFTHLTPLIWRTSATFVHDWLALAIGVVLAGHIRMALADPEARRGMRTGSVGRPWAEREHPLWLKDGTRDESS; the protein is encoded by the coding sequence ATGACGTCGATGCCTGGGTCGGCGGGTCCAACGGGCGCAGTGACACCCCCACCGTCTGAACCGGCCCGACGGGTTGCCAGGTTCACCCGCGCCGAGCGCTGGGTCCACCGCACGACCGCCGCACTGACCTTGCTGTGCGTGGCGACGGCTGCCGCTCTGTACGTACCGCAGCTCGCCGAACTGGTCGGCCGCAGGCACCTCGTGGTGACGGTCCACGAATGGGCCGGCATCCTGCTGCCCGTGCCGTTCCTCGCCGGTCTCGCCTCGCCCGCCTTCCGGGCCGATCTGCGCAGGCTGAACCGCTTCGGACCACACGACAGGAGGTGGCTGAGCGCGGTGCGCAGGCGCGACCGCCGGCGCGGGTCCCGGCCCGCGGGGAAGTTCAACGCCGGTCAGAAGATCTACGCGTCGTGGATCGCAGGCGCCGTCCTGGTGATGCTGGCGACCGGTCTGCTGATGTGGTTCACCCACCTGACACCGTTGATCTGGCGCACCAGTGCCACCTTCGTGCACGACTGGCTGGCCCTCGCCATAGGGGTGGTACTGGCCGGGCACATCAGGATGGCGCTCGCCGACCCGGAGGCGCGCAGGGGCATGCGTACCGGGTCCGTCGGGCGTCCGTGGGCGGAGCGGGAGCACCCGCTGTGGTTGAAGGACGGGACGAGGGACGAATCATCTTGA